The DNA region CTGCTTTTTATTGACATAAAAGAATATGGAACAGAAGGAATCACACGGTTGGCAGTTGAAAAGGGTGCGGGCCTGAGTAATTCTAATGCCCTGGCAGACTGGTTTGGCTTTTGTGCCGTCTACATGTATATGTATGGAGTCGTAGCGGAGCGTCAAGAAATCCGCCTGATTTCATGGATTCTTGCCACCGGCTGTTTGTTAGTTGTGACATTGACCGTCAGCCGGGGAGCATTGCTCGCAATTATCATTGCTATCGTTCTCGGTAGCCGGGAGATCCTTAAGCGTGGATTTCTGCCTTTGTTAATTTTGTTTCTGTTGGTATGGATCGCCTATGGGGTGGGCCTATTTGATCAGGCAATTACTTTCTACACCATGCGGGCCACGGAAGAAAGCGGACGTTTTCTTGTCTGGCCAAGAGCATTTGAAAGTTTCATGAACTCACCTTTTCGAGGGGTTGGAGTAGACGATGTTTATGTTTTTGTACCTGAGAAGGCTAAGGTTGTGACGCCGCATAATGGTTTTTTATTTATTGCGATGGCATCCGGAATCATCCCATTACTTTTCTATATGGCCTATTGGATGCAGGCCGGCTGGGCAGCCCTTTGTGCACCAATTGGAAAAATAAAGACCGCTTCATTTTATCTGCCATTGGTTGCCTATGCCTTCCTGATTTGCCTGGCCAGTAACAGCGCATTTATGAATTCCTGGGTAGTCGTTACACTTGCGGCTGCCATGACGTCGTATATTCAAACCCAATCGCCCCCGCCAAGGATAGTTATGGACAAAAATTTCAAAAGAGGCAATTTTCGGTAGTCGCTGTCATTTTCTCGTGTATCCACGATAATTCTCTCCTTTTCAATTTGAGGCCTCCCATGGTCTTCCTCAAATGAAGTGTAATTAATAACTGAAAAAATATGGGAAGACCGGAAATATATGGACGTTCAATAAACCTAGCCTGGGGTTTTAGCTTTTCCTGATGGTGTTGTTCGTGGAAATGGTATATACCGCTTCTAAAGAATGAGAGGCATGTTTTCCTATAGTAATTCAAGCGAAAGTTGTATGTTAGATAATCTTGAAACAACATTGCCGTATTCCTCGTCGAAGGCGCAGTATGAAAGATGCCGGCTCCTGTATCTTGTAGGGCAACTGCAACCAGGCGGTTTGGAGAGACAGCTTTGTTATCTGCTGCAGGGAATGAATCGTGAATTCTATAAGCCTGCAGTCGTCGTGTGGAATTTTTGTAAGGATGATGTTTATGCAAATGAGCTACGCAGGCTTGGTGTACCTATCTATTCTTTTTCAGAAGGATCAACGAGAGGATCAAAGCTCAAGGCACTTCGAACTCTTTTGGGGCGATTAAATCCTGAGGTTTTTCATTCATATAGTTTTTTTACAAACTTTGCAGCTCAATGGGCAGCCTGCGGGACCAGAACAACCCCGATCGGATCAGTGCGTAGTGATTTTTTTTGGGCAAAAAGAGAGAGTGGTTTCTTACTGGGTCGCCTAAGCGCCCGCTGGCCTTCTGCACAAATCTTCAATAGCTATAGCGCAGCAAAACAGGCGCAAGGTGCAAAGGGAATCTTTGTGCCCAAGAAAATTTTCGTGGTGCAAAATGGATTAGATGTTATACGATTTTTTGGAACATCAGTGGGCATTGCTGATGGTACAAATATACTGGGAGTGGGATCTCTTTATGCCGTGAAACGATGGGATAGGCTATTGATGGCGGTAGCTGA from Nitrospiraceae bacterium includes:
- a CDS encoding O-antigen ligase family protein, which codes for MEVAVKSKKFGKKKMPTIRHVTPWYVEYGFYASLVYGLMGPILGLEIDRLGIVILALLACFCFLSIGERPVDFFKALILPIGLGLSFLIIQMMFHGISVQHDYVKMFIPWILTLIVVQALSFRRGFLHRFVFFALLMGGLMLLFIDIKEYGTEGITRLAVEKGAGLSNSNALADWFGFCAVYMYMYGVVAERQEIRLISWILATGCLLVVTLTVSRGALLAIIIAIVLGSREILKRGFLPLLILFLLVWIAYGVGLFDQAITFYTMRATEESGRFLVWPRAFESFMNSPFRGVGVDDVYVFVPEKAKVVTPHNGFLFIAMASGIIPLLFYMAYWMQAGWAALCAPIGKIKTASFYLPLVAYAFLICLASNSAFMNSWVVVTLAAAMTSYIQTQSPPPRIVMDKNFKRGNFR
- a CDS encoding glycosyltransferase family 4 protein — encoded protein: MLDNLETTLPYSSSKAQYERCRLLYLVGQLQPGGLERQLCYLLQGMNREFYKPAVVVWNFCKDDVYANELRRLGVPIYSFSEGSTRGSKLKALRTLLGRLNPEVFHSYSFFTNFAAQWAACGTRTTPIGSVRSDFFWAKRESGFLLGRLSARWPSAQIFNSYSAAKQAQGAKGIFVPKKIFVVQNGLDVIRFFGTSVGIADGTNILGVGSLYAVKRWDRLLMAVAEIKRMRVEFKLQIAGEGPLRHVLQQQMEGLDLSDRVRFLGHSQDIPKLMNDASLLVHTADSEGCPNVIMEAMACGRPVVAMDAGDIPFLVDNGKTGFVISQGDHASLVGRIIELLQNHSLRIQMGSAAREKAVREFDLKRLVEKTMEAYQGAGWGGNIKN